A single genomic interval of Flavihumibacter rivuli harbors:
- the rpsI gene encoding 30S ribosomal protein S9: protein MEKQKNGLGRRKEAVTRVFISKGDGKITVNDKDYKVYFPLVYLQNQVEAPLKAIEAIDKFDIVINAAGGGVKGQAEAAKLGIARALLEVNPEYRPVLKAAGFLRRDPRVVERKKPGRKKARRSYQFSKR, encoded by the coding sequence ATGGAAAAGCAAAAAAATGGTTTAGGTCGTCGTAAGGAAGCTGTGACCCGCGTGTTCATCAGCAAGGGCGATGGCAAGATCACTGTAAACGATAAAGACTACAAAGTATATTTTCCGCTGGTTTACCTGCAGAACCAGGTAGAAGCTCCCCTGAAGGCAATTGAGGCTATCGACAAGTTCGATATCGTGATCAATGCTGCCGGTGGTGGTGTTAAAGGCCAGGCTGAAGCTGCCAAGCTGGGTATTGCACGTGCCCTGCTGGAAGTTAACCCTGAATACCGTCCGGTACTGAAAGCTGCCGGTTTCCTGCGTCGTGATCCCCGTGTGGTTGAACGTAAGAAGCCAGGCCGTAAGAAAGCCCGTCGTAGCTACCAGTTCAGCAAGCGTTAA
- the rplM gene encoding 50S ribosomal protein L13, with the protein MSKLHFTTKHANAATVQRNWYVVDGTNQTVGRMCAKIAAILRGKNKAYFTPHVDCGDFVIVINADKVKLTGNKMEQKIYDTFSGYPGGRKEELAKDLLKRRPEVVIERAVKGMLPKNRLGRKMYKKLFVYAGAEHPHTAQQPKALSF; encoded by the coding sequence ATGAGCAAATTACATTTCACCACAAAGCATGCGAATGCGGCTACCGTTCAGCGCAACTGGTATGTTGTAGACGGTACCAATCAAACCGTTGGTCGTATGTGTGCCAAAATCGCGGCCATTCTGCGTGGTAAGAACAAAGCGTATTTCACTCCGCATGTTGATTGTGGGGATTTCGTTATCGTGATCAATGCCGATAAGGTGAAGCTGACCGGTAACAAGATGGAGCAGAAGATCTATGACACTTTCTCTGGCTATCCTGGTGGCCGTAAGGAAGAACTGGCTAAGGACCTCCTGAAGCGTCGTCCTGAAGTGGTGATCGAGCGTGCTGTTAAAGGTATGCTGCCGAAGAACCGCCTGGGTCGTAAGATGTATAAGAAGCTGTTCGTTTATGCCGGTGCCGAGCATCCGCATACCGCCCAGCAGCCTAAGGCACTGTCCTTCTAA
- a CDS encoding hydrolase: MASLALGRTSFGDPANTGNVLSEAEALQLLEDWVPNERLRLHMKQVGEVMKQWALQREGLSAVEAHKWWLAGVLHDADWEKYPNDHCRMIIEELERRNIDPAIIRTIACHGPRHFGVEPETTMEKMIYVFDELSGFIHAAALIRPTRYEGMDVKSVQKKLKTPSFAAQVSREEIDDAISRIDASQEEIIGFIIANQGRM, encoded by the coding sequence ATGGCAAGTTTAGCCCTGGGAAGAACAAGTTTCGGCGACCCGGCCAATACGGGAAATGTACTTTCGGAAGCGGAAGCCCTCCAGCTCCTGGAGGATTGGGTACCCAATGAACGCCTGCGGCTCCACATGAAGCAGGTAGGGGAAGTTATGAAGCAATGGGCCCTGCAGCGGGAAGGCCTTTCGGCTGTAGAAGCCCATAAATGGTGGCTGGCAGGGGTCCTGCACGATGCCGATTGGGAAAAATATCCCAACGACCACTGCCGCATGATCATCGAGGAACTGGAACGCAGGAATATCGACCCGGCCATTATCCGGACCATCGCCTGCCACGGACCCCGGCATTTTGGGGTGGAACCAGAAACCACCATGGAAAAGATGATCTATGTTTTCGATGAACTGTCGGGATTCATCCATGCAGCCGCCCTGATCCGTCCCACCCGCTACGAGGGTATGGACGTGAAGAGCGTACAGAAAAAGCTGAAGACCCCCTCCTTCGCCGCCCAGGTCAGCCGCGAAGAAATTGATGATGCCATCAGCAGGATCGACGCCAGCCAGGAGGAGATAATTGGGTTTATTATCGCCAACCAGGGGAGGATGTGA